From Desulfoplanes formicivorans:
CGATGTACACGAAAAATCCTCCTCCTTGTCTGGGTGGGGGTTATTGCCATGTCTTCTGCGGCCTGGGGTCTGCCGCGGGCAGAGGACATGGATCTCACATACCTTGATACGGCCCTTGAGACCATGCTGGCCCAGGTGAATCCGTCGCCCGGGGATTTTGTCCAGGGAAAGGATGTTGACCTTCTGGTGGATATTGTCCGTTCCAGTACCTCCACGACCGATTTCCAGCTGCCGGACATGAATGGGCTGACCTCGGCCTATTATCCCTTTTCCCTTGAAATTTCCATGGACCGGCTCCTGCGGTACGGATACAACCCGGATCTGCCCACCTATCTGGTGGTTCCCAACACAGTTCGCCGGGGGGAGTGGACTTCGGTGAACGCCGGAGCCAATGTTCTCCCCAAATTGTGGGAACATCTTGGCCATCTGGATACCCCGGTGGTGGTGCATGGGGTGGAGCATGAAGAAATAACTCCGGATGTGTTTTCCGGGGGGTATTACAGCTATGACATGGACCGGGCCCTGATTCTGCTGGCCCATGAAGGCCGTCCCGTACTCATTTCCGTGACCCGGCAGCAGGACAGATCCGCTGTGGGCAAAAAAGGTGCGGTTGTGGGCAATGATGGTGACTGGCAGTATCTCTATTCCGGGGTCAAGGGATTGACCAAGGGCGGACTGGGCTGGGTCAGTTCCTACATGTACGAATCCATGTCCGTAACGGTTTTTTGCGAGGTTCCCGGATCCCAGGGACCGCGTATCAAGGCCGGGGTGTTCAAATGGCTGCGTGCCGGATGGGCCGGGATCAACATGGTTCGAACCCATCACATCAAGGAAGGGTGCAAGCGGTTTGCAACGGCCATGACCGAGATCCTGGAAAGCCCCAACCTGCCTCCCGAGGATCGTTTGGTCCGGCACATTGACATGTGCAAGCGTCTGACTCCCGGGGAACTGCGGGGACTGGTCAAACCCTATGTGGATGAGCTCAAAAAGGCTGACGACCCCGTGGTCAACAAATCTCCCTTCAAGAAACTGCTGGCCTCGGGTGAATACCTCCAGAACATGCCCAAGGAAGATATGGTCAAGGTGCTGGTGCAGGGCTATCTCAAGGATATTCTTGGCCGGGACCATGTGGTGGATGCCACGGCGTGTCAGCAGATCCTTGCCCGGCGAACAGACGGAGACCATGAAGCCGGGTCCCCGGAGCAGGGTGTTTCGCCCAACAACTCCTGAGGGAACATGGTGGCAATCATCTGAAACATACCCACTTGATCAGAAACATTGGGGGAGTACCGGTTGCGATGGGTGCTCCCTTCTTTTATGTCTGTTCAGGATGTTGCTGTGGCAGAAAGGTCAATTCATACATGGCGAGGAAGAAGATATGCATGCACCTGCTGTCAGGGATTCCTATGTTTCACCAATGGTGCGCCCGGGGTTTGTGGCGGCCCGGTTTCCCTCCCTGTGCTTTTACGTGCGGGATCTGGCACAGATAGCCCGGGCGTTTTTTCTCATCAAGCAGCGTTCCTTTACTCCTGAGCAATTCATGAACTGCAGTTACGGGATTGTTCATGCCCTGGAGTCAGTGGGATGCCGGGTTGTGGTGGAAAATGTTTCGGCTCTGGCCATGGCGGGCGGGCCTTGCGTCATTGTGGGCAATCACATGAGCACTTTGGAAACCTTTGTGCTGCCCTGGATGGTTTTGCAACACACCCCCATGACCTTTGTCATCAAAAAAAGTCTGTTGAAAATTCCGTTTTTTGGTGCGGTTACAGCCGGATGGGATCCCATTGCCGTGGGCCGGAAAAATCCCAGGGAAGATCTCAGGCACGTGTTAGAGCAGGGCCAGCATAAACTCGCACAGGGGTGCTCGGTGATCGTGTTCCCCCAGAGTACGCGCATGGTCCGGTTTGATCCGTCCCGGTTCAATACCATTGGCGTGAAGTTGGCCCGGCGGGCCCAGGTTCCCGTGGTGCCTCTGGCCCTCAAAACCGATGCCTGGGGCAATGGCAAGTGGATCAAGGATTTTGGGCCCATTGACCCCGCCAAGGAGATCCGGTTCTGTTTTGGCGAACCCATGGCTATTACGGGCAACGGCAAAAACCAGCATGAACAATGCGTGGCCTTTGTCCGGGAAAAGCTCGAACAGTGGGGGTGAAGGACTCACGGGTACAAAGGGAAGGCTCTGATTTTTTCATAAGGAACCTGTCCCCATGTTCACGCAGAAGTGCGCAGTACACAGTGCGCAGGGCGCAGGGAAAACAACG
This genomic window contains:
- a CDS encoding lysophospholipid acyltransferase family protein — translated: MHAPAVRDSYVSPMVRPGFVAARFPSLCFYVRDLAQIARAFFLIKQRSFTPEQFMNCSYGIVHALESVGCRVVVENVSALAMAGGPCVIVGNHMSTLETFVLPWMVLQHTPMTFVIKKSLLKIPFFGAVTAGWDPIAVGRKNPREDLRHVLEQGQHKLAQGCSVIVFPQSTRMVRFDPSRFNTIGVKLARRAQVPVVPLALKTDAWGNGKWIKDFGPIDPAKEIRFCFGEPMAITGNGKNQHEQCVAFVREKLEQWG